Proteins from a genomic interval of Lolium perenne isolate Kyuss_39 chromosome 1, Kyuss_2.0, whole genome shotgun sequence:
- the LOC139833428 gene encoding uncharacterized protein, protein MENHYILYLKLDMEDKEVHPARTWTWRCFGKDTIFAELIEEAKRAASDGGTMSRFSLTVKLLQAKSYYRISNVAFNAILLILALQYPNSSIPKSYEEALSIVGRLGLGYESIHVCPNNCVLFLRIMPRRIIAPSAKPPDGKMLMVGERSRREGAKALPIDSKAAKNVSFKGAIKGSTVAQTERQDVENDLSHPADGDAWKDFDNIHKDFAADARNIRLGLATDGFNPYGNMSNSYAWRATAGYQACVRCDKENCSKKLRNKICFIGHRRWLPRHHPWRNSKEFDGASESREKPAEFTPEELKQQLDRVRDVIPGKLQKKRKREDGQCWSRRSCLWDLPYWEDLKLRHNLDVMHIEKNICDNLLGTFMNIQGKTKDTFVEFKA, encoded by the exons ATGGAGAACCATTACATCCTGtacctgaagctggacatggaggacaaggaggtgcACCCAGCCAGgacatggacatggag GTGCTTTGGAAAGGACACTATATTTGCTGAGTTGATAGAGGAAGCCAAGCGCGCAGCCAGCGATGGGGGTACAATGTCAAGGTTTTCACTCACAGTCAAGTTACTTCAGGCCAAGTCGTACTACCGGATTAGCAACGTTGCATTCAACGCGATACTCCTGATTTTGGCCTTGCAATACCCTAATAGCTCAATACCAAAGTCATACGAGGAGGCACTTAGCATAGTCGGCAGGTTGGGACTTGGTTATGAGAGTATCCATGTGTGCCCGAATAACTGTGTATTGTTCCTAAGGATTATGCCAAGGAGAATAATTGCCCCAAGTGCAAAGCCTCCGGATGGAAAGATGCTGATGGTAGGAGAAAGATCCCGGAGAGAAGGTGCTAAGGCACTTCCCATTGATTCCAAGGCTGCAAAGAATGTTTctttcaaaggagcaatcaaaggaagTACAGTGGCACAAACTGAGCGGCAAGACGTGGAGAATGATCTCAGTCATCCAGCAGACGGGGATGCATGGAAGGATTTTGACAATATTCATAAAGACTTTGCCGCTGATGCCAGGAACATAAGGCTTGGACTTGCCACGGATGGTTTTAATCCCTACGGGAATATGAGCAACTCCTACGCAT GGAGGGCCACAGCTGGTTACCAGGCATGTGTGCGTTGTGACAAAGAGAATTGCTCCAAGAAATTAAGGAACAAAATCTGCTTTATTGGGCACCGCCGTTGGCTACCTCGGCACCATCCTTGGAGAAATAGCAAAGAATTCGATGGTGCTTCTGAAAGCCGTGAGAAGCCAGCGGAATTCACTCCAGAAGAGCTGAAGCAACAGCTTGATAGGGTTAGAGATGTGATACCAGGCAAGCTTCAGAAGAAAAGGAAACGTGAGGACGGTCAGTGTTGGAGCCGTAGATCATGTTTGTGGGACTTGCCATACTGGGAAGATCTAAAGCTGAGGCATAATCTCGATGTAATGCACATCGAGAAAAACATCTGTGACAATTTGCTTGGTACTTTCATGAACATACAAGGCAAGACCAAAGACACCTTTGTGGAATTCAAGGCTTGA